A segment of the uncultured Desulfobulbus sp. genome:
TTCGTGAACAGGGGGCAGCTGCGGTGGAAGGGCTGGTCGCCTCGGCCCGTCCCTTGGCCGAGTTTTCCTTTGACACCCTGGTGGGTGAGCATGGGCTGACATTAAGCGGCAAGAACCGCATCGTGGGCGAATTGCAGCTGCTGCTGAAAGATGCCGCAGATCTTGAACAGCGGGAGCTGATGATTGCCCATTTCAGCGAGAAGCTGGGCGTTTCTCCCGGTTATTTCCGAGGGCAATCCGCACGGATGGTCCAGCATCCTGTGACGGAGGGCAAACCGACGGCGGTGGTGAGCAGGCCCCTGGCCACCCGCGACAAACAGTTGCTTGATTTTTTGATTCTCCATCCGGAGCATTACCAGCAGCTGCAGGATGCCGGTATGGGGGAGGTAGTGACTCACCCCCTGGCCCAGGAGGTTTTTGCTCACATCGCAGGGGCGGCGCAAAGCAGCGTCTGTCAACCCGAGGATTTGCTGATGAGGATCGAACACGAGGGGGTGCAGAATTACATCGTTGAACTGTTGACCGCTCTTCCTCCCCCCCCCGAGGGGGAAGATGGAGAATCGGATCAACTGATGGTTAAGGAACTGCTCTGCTGGTTGCGCATCGAGCGGCAACGCAGGGATGGAGCGCATCTGCAGCAGCGCATTGCCGAAGCGGAGCGGGGAGGGGATCTTGGGCTTTTGATGGAATTGCTTCGGGAAAAACAGGTTCTGGAAAGAAAAAGACAAAGTTTTTAGTTTAACTGCTTGAAAAAAGATTGGAATCGGATAGATTCAAAAAATTGTATTTTGTGGGAGGGGGAAACATTGCGTCAGACTGTCGGCCGATGGAGCTTTCCGGAGTGGTCATCCCTGTATCCGTGGAAATTGGTTCATATTTTTCACCTGATTGGGCGAGATGGTTGCAGGGCTGTGCCAGATGCCGCCGGTTTAAAATTTTTGACAGCATGTTGAGGAGGGAAGATGGGCTCGGAACATGAATTTGTAGAAGACGATTTGGAACAAGAGGTGTGTGCCAGTCCCACTCGATCCAGTTGGAATCGCGAAGCCACTGAAGGCGAAGACGATTGGGCCGTTCGCAACGGGATTGAACGTCGCTCCCCTCTGGACCGCCGTATCGGGGATGATCGCCGAACGACTGATCGCCGGGGGTTGGGCAGTAGTATCGATCCGATGAATATCTATCTCCGCGAGATGGGGAACCAGCGCCTGCTCAGTCATGAGGAGGAGATTGAACTGGCCCGGATGATCGAGGAAGGCGAGACCCGGATTCAGTCGGCGGTCCTTCGCCTGACATTGGGCATCACCGCCCTCAACGACCTGGCCGAGAGTCTGTTGCGCGGCAACCTGCGGATCAACTCCGTTATCCGCGGTCTCTCCGATAATGATGACAAGGAGTTGAAAGAGGTCCGCGATGCCTTTCTCGACCAGGTGGAAAAGGCCAACGAGCTCGACGCAAAGCGTCGCGAGCTTTTTCTCCTGCTGAAGAAAAGCGGCGATGACCGTGTCCGCCAGACAGAACTGGTTACCGAGATTCTTGCGGTGGGCGATGCCATCTCCCGTCTGTTTCTCGACTACCGGATGTGTTCCAAGGGTATTCTTTCCGTGGCCGATGCGGTCAAGGAGTTGGCCCAGAAATTCAATAAGGTACGGGTTGTTGCCCGCCAGCAGGCGTTGCTCGATGCGGCCCGCCGCCATCAGCAGAATGGGGCGGAGAGCGAGATCAATCCCGTGGAGATCGAACGGAGAGTCACTCTGGAACTAGCTGAAACTATAGGCCTTTCTTGGCCCGCCTTTATTGAGGTCCAGGAGGAGATCGAAATCGGCCGGGAGATGGCCAAGCAGGCCAAGGAGACCCTGGTCCGCGCCAACCTCCGCCTGGTGATCTCCGTCTCGAAAAAATTCATGAATCGCGGCATGCAGCTCCCCGATCTGATTCAGGAGGGCAATATCGGCCTGATGAAGGCGGTGGAAAAATACGACTACAAGCGCGGTTACAAGTTTTCCACCTATGCCACCTGGTGGATCCGCCAGGCGGTCACCCGCGGCATCGCCGACCAGGGGCGGACGATCAGGCTGCCGGTGCATATGATTGAAACCATCAATCGCATGCTCCGTTTTTCAAAAGACTTCCAACGGCTGGAGAGCCGTGAACCCACCCCGGAAGAGATGGCCAAACAGCTTGGCACCGACGTGGAGAAGGTGCAGGTGGCCTTGAAAACGGCCAAGGATGCGATTTCTCTGGACGCGCCGGTCAACGATGAAGAGGATACCCTGCTCAGCGATTTTATCGAGGACCATGCCCACCCCGATCCCCAGGATAATTCGATCACCGAGAGCCTCAAGCGTTGCCTGTGCAAGGTCATGGGCAGTCTGACCCCTCGTGAGGAAAAGGTGCTGCGCATGCGCTACGGGATCGAGATCGGCTGTGATCACACCCTGGAGGAGGTCGGACAGTGCTTCTCAGTCACCAGGGAGCGCATCCGCCAGATCGAGGCCCAGGCCTTGAAAAAACTGCGTCATCCTGCGCGAAGCCAGGATTTGCAGAGTTTTATTCAGGACTAGGGCGCCTTGCCGGTTCATCCGGAAGCGGTTCACTGGCTCGCCCTTTCTCTGCTGCCCGGACTCGGCTCCACCCTTGTGCACCGGTTGGTCGAGCACTGCGGCAGTGCTTCGCTGGTGGCGCGGCGGCAGTGGGGCACTTTACCACTGCCTGCCGGTATCGGCCCCAGGCTGCAGGCGCTCCTGGTCGATCCAAACCAGCTCAGGGATGCGTACCATCGGGCGGATGAGGCGTTGCGGCGGCTCCAGCATGCCGGCTGTACTCTGCTCTGTCCGGAGAGCCCGGAGTTTCCTTCCAGCCTGCGCACCATTCCCGATCCTCCTGCGGTCCTCTATTGCCGGGGCGATCTTTCCCTGCTTTCCTCTGCGGCTGTTGCCCTGATCGGCTCGCGGGCGGCCACCGAGTACGGCCGCCGAATCGCCTTTCGTTTCGCCGGCGAATTGGCGCGTGAGTCGCTGGTGGTGATTTCCGGCGCTGCCTACGGCATTGATGCCGCAGCCCATCGCGGGGCCCTGGACGCGGGCGGGAAGACGATCGCCGTGCTCGGTTGCGGCCTTGATGTGGCCTATCCCAAACCCCATGCCCCGCTGTTGGCAGAGATCGGCGAAAAGGGGCTGCTCCTCTCTGAATACCCCCTGGGCACCAAGCCCGATGCCTATCGATTTCCTGCGCGAAATCGTCTTATCAGCGGTATGGCCAGGGGCATCGTCGTGGTCGAGGCCACGGAAAAATCAGGTTCGCTGATCACCGCGGCTCTGGCCCTGGATCAGGGGCGTGAGGTCATGGCCGTGCCTGGTCGTGTCGATTCCCTCAAAAGTGGAGGCAGCCATTGGTTGATTCGCCAGGGCGCCCACCTGGTGCGACAGGTGGACGACATCCTCGAAGCCCTGTGCTGGAGCCGCCAAGAGCTCCCCGCCACCGATTCATCTCCACAGAGGGGCGGCAAGGTCTTGAGCGCGGCAGAAGGCCAGCTCTTGCAGGCCCTGGATGTTTATCCCCTGGATATCGACTCGTTGGCGCGGAAGACCGGCTTGTCGATTGTCGAACTGCATGGTCTGCTGTTGCAGCTTGAACTGCAGGGGGTGGTGCGTCAACTGCCGGGACAGATGTACGAACGGGTGGAGCAAAGCTGAGGGGGCTCTCCCGCAACGCGCTTTTGCACACAGGCGTTTTGCGTGTTGTCGCGTTTTTTGCTATGATGGGCTCTCTAATGCACCTCCGGTCGGGAGGGCTGTTTTAAAGGAGAATACCTATGAAGTCTGTCATGATTGCCCCCTCGATCCTCTCCGCCGATTTTTCCCGGTTGGGCGAGGAGATTAAAGCCGTCGAAGCCGCCGGTGCCGACGTGATCCATATCGATGTCATGGACGGCCATTTCGTCCCCAACATCACCATTGGCCCATTGGTCGTCAAGGCGGCCCGCCAGGTGACCGATCTGCCCCTGGATGTCCATCTGATGATCACCCAGCCCGATCGCTATCTGCAGGATTTCATCGATGCCGGCGCCGATTGGGTCACGGTGCATGTCGAGGCCTGCACCCATCTGCACCGCACCCTTGGCTACATCCGCAGCCAGGGGAAGAAGGCGGGTGCCGTGCTTAATCCAGCCACCTCGCTTTCCACCCTGGAGTATGTCCTGGCCGAGCTCGATCTGGTAATGTTGATGAGCGTGAATCCTGGATTCGGTGGACAGTCCTTTATCGAATCCTCACTGGAAAAAATCAGTAGACTGCGCGCAATGCTCGATCAGGTCAATCCCGAGTCCGGCATCGAGGTCGACGGCGGTATCAGCCCTGCAACTATTGCCCGGGTCGCCAAGGCCGGTGCCAATATCTTCGTGGCCGGATCGGCGGTCTACGGGGCCGCGGATTATCGGGCCGTCATCGCTGAAATGAAACAGCTGGCCACCCCCTAACGTCTTTGTCAACGGAGGGTTGTATGCATCTCAGGGATTTTTCCACCTATAAGGCCGTTGCAAAACTCGCCTCCCTTGCGAGGCAGCCGCACGATCTCACCGGCTCTCAGGGGCTGACGGTGGAGCGCATCAAGAGCTCTATCTGCTCCAATTGCGGATTTGATCTCCTCTATGCCACCCAGCGGGTGAGCGACGAGGTGCTCGATGGGCTGCAGGAACTGGCCGACGAGGCGGGCCTGGTCGATGCCCTGATGGCGATGAAAAAGGGCGAGGTGCTGAACCGGATCGAAGGCTATGCAAGCGAAAACCGGCAGGTGCTGCATACCTCCTGTCGAGATGTCTTTGCAGATCCACCCCTTGCCGAGGAGGCCTCAGCTCAAGCCAAGGCACAGTTGAAGAGGTTGCGGACTTTCCTGGAAGACCTGGACAAGGGCTCCATTGCCAACGCCCAGGGGGAGCCCTTTACCACCATGGTGCAGGTGGGGATAGGCGGATCCGATCTCGGGCCGCGTGCCCTTTCCCTAGCCCTGCAGCCCTTTTGCCGTGAAGGGCGGAGCGCCCGCTTCATTGCCAACGTCGATCCGGACGATGCAGCCGAGGTGCTGCAATCGCTTGATCTTTCCTGTACCCTGTTCAACATCGTCTCCAAGAGCGGGGCCACCCTGGAAACCCTGACCAACGAGCAGTTGGTCAAGCAGGCACTGGTCCGCGCCGGGCTGAATCCTGCCCGTCACATGATTGCGGTCACCGGTGAGGGCAGTCCCATGGACGATGCCAGCCAATACCTGGCCTCCTTTTATATGTTTGACTATATTGGCGGGCGCTATTCGGCCACTTCCATGGTCGGTCTGGTCACCCTGGGCTTTGTCCTCGGCTATGAGGCGGTTCTGGAGATCCTTGCCGGTGCCCACGAGGTGGATCGGGCGGCCGAGGAGCGCAATATCCGCAACAATATCCCCCTGCTGTTGGCACTGTTGGGTGTTTGGAATCGTAACTTTCTGGGCCATGGTACGGTTGCGGTGCTCCCCTATAGCCAGGCCTTGTCGCGCTTTCCGGCCCATCTGCAGCAGTGCGACATGGAAAGCAACGGCAAATCCGTCACCCGCAGCGGCGACCCGGTCCAATGGCAGACCGGCCCCATTGTCTGGGGAGAACCCGGAACCAACGGGCAGCACGCCTTTTATCAGCTTATTCATCAGGGAACGGAAATCGTTCCCGTGGAGTTCATCGGCTTCCGCCGCTCCCAGTATCAGGTCGATCTTGTGGTTGCCGGGACCAGTTCTCAACAAAAACTGCTGGCCAATATGCTGGCCCAGTCCATCGCTTTGGCAGTGGGGCAGGATAATGCCAACCCGGCCCAGCGTTTTCCAGGAAACCGGCCGAACTCAGTTCTGCTGGCCGACCAGCTCACCCCACGAAGCATGGGAGCGCTGCTGGCCATCTACGAACATAAGATTGCCTTCCAGGGATTTTGTTGGAATATCAATTCGTTTGATCAGGAAGGGGTTCAGTTGGGCAAGGTCCTGGCAACCAAGCTGTTGACGTTGATGCAGCAGCCGGCAGCAGAGGGGTCGCCGGGCGCACGGGCATCAACGGTGGAGGCAGCCTTGTTGAAGGGGGCGAAAATAGGCTGAGCTAAAGTACTTTGCGGGGCCATTTCCTTGGTGCAACAATGGCTTATGGTTTTTTGTTGACAAAGACTTTCCGGACGTTTATGCTCGCTTTCTGAATGAGCATTCAATTAAGTATTGTGCGTTCTTGCCTGTATTAACGTGCAATTCTCGTTCGGGCAACCCAAAATGACAGGTAATTTTTCAACCACATAATCTCTAGGAGGAACACTGATGGCAAAGCATGAAACGCCTCTATTGGACGAATTAGAAAAAGGTCCATGGCCGAGTTTCGTCACCGACCTCAAGCAGCAGGCAGAGACCAAGCCTGAGTGCTGGGACATCCTTGGCCAGCTTGAGCTTTCATACAAAGATCGGATTACCCACTGGAAACACGGCGGTATCGTCGGTGTTTTCGGTTATGGCGGTGGTATTGTTGGTCGGTACTCCGACGTGCCTGCACAGTTCCCCGGCGTTGAGCACTTCCACACCGTACGTATTGCCCAGCCCTCCGGTCTCTACTACTCCACCGAGAACCTTCGCGCTCTCATGGATCTGTGGGAGAAATACGGTTCAGGTGTAACCAACATGCACGGTTCCACCGGTGACATGATCTTCCTCGGTACCCGTACCGAGAACCTGGAGCCCCTGTTCTGGGATCTGACCCATGACCTGAATCAGGATCTTGGTGGTTCCGGCTCCAACCTGCGTACCCCGGCCTGCTGTCTGGGCGAGTCCCGCTGCGAGTGGGCCTGCTACGACGCACAGGAAGCATGCAACAGCCTGACCCAGCGTTATCAGGACGAGATCCATCGTCCGGCCTTCCCCTACAAGTTTAAATTCAAATTCTCCGCCTGTCCCAACGACTGCGTTGCCGCCATCGCCCGTTCCGACTTTGCTGTTATCGGTACCTGGAAAGATGACATCCGCATCGATCAGGCCGCTGTTCAGCAGTACATCGCCGGTGCCGAAGGCTACCCGTCCAACGGTGGCGCCCACAAGGGGGGCAACTGGGGTGCATTCGACATCCAGAAAGAGGTTATCGACCTCTGCCCGACCCAGTGTATGTGGATGGAAGGCGGTGAGCTGAAGATCGACAACTCCGAGTGTACCCGTTGTATGCACTGCATCAACGTTATGCCCCGCGCCCTGCGTCCCGGCGTAGAGAAAGGTGCTTCCATCTGCATCGGCGCCAAAGCCCCGATCCTGGATGGTGCCCAGTTCGCGACCTTGGTCATTCCGTTTATCGAAGTCAGCGCAGAGGACGATTTCGAGTCCCTGGTTGATGTGATCGAGAAAGTTTGGGATTGGTGGATGGAAGTTGGTAAGAACCGCGAGCGCGTGGGTGAGACCATGCAGCGTATCGGCCTGCCGACCTTCCTCAGCGTTATGGAAGTTGAGCCCATTCCGCAGCACGTTAAAGAGCCGCGTTCCAACCCCTATGTATTCTGGAAGGAAGAGGAAGTACCCGGTGGCTGGGAGCGTGACGTTGTTGAGTTCAGGAAGAAACACGCAGCCTGATAGCCATCTTCGAATTTACTTTAACGGAATCACTATATAAGGAGATTTTACAATGGGTTACGATCCGAAAAATCCTATGGAAGGTCGGATTACCGACTTGGGACCGCGCTACTACGGCGACTTCCTGCCGCCCGTCATCAAAGAGAACAAGGGAACCTGGCTCTATCATGAGATCCTCGAGCCCGGTGTCCTGGTGCACGTGGCTGAGAGTGGGGCAAAGGTTTTCACCGTTCGTTGCGGTTCCGCCCGTCTGATCACCGTCAATCGTGTACGTATGTACTGCGATATCGCTGACAAGTGCTGTGACGGTTACCTCCGTTTCACCACCCGTAACAACGTCGAGTTCATGGTGGACAGCGAGGAGAAACTGGCTGCGCTGAAAGCTGAGCTCGCCATTCACAAGGCCGAACTGCCCATCGGCGGTACCGGTGCCTGTGTAACCAACATCGTTCACACCCAGGGTTGGGTACACTGCCATACTCCGGCCACCGATGCTTCCGGTCCGGTTAAGGCCGTTATGGATGACCTGTTCGAGTACTTCGGCTCCATGACCCTGCCCGCCCAGGTTCGTATCGCTCTGGCCTGCTGTCTGAACATGTGCGGTGCTGTTCATGCTTCCGACATCGCCATCCTCGGTATCCATCGTAAACCGCCGATGATCGATAACGATCGTATCAGTGGCGTCTGCGAGATCCCGCTGGCTATCTCCGCCTGTCCGTTGGGCGCTGTTAAGCCGACCAAAGCCACCAACTCTGCTGGTGAAGAGGTCAAGTCCGTCAAGGTACAGGCCGAACGTTGTATGTTCTGTGGTAACTGCTACACCATGTGCCCGGCCATGCCGCTGGCTGACCCGGAAGGTGACGGTATTGCCATCCTGGTTGGTGGTAAGGTTTCCAACCGGAAGTCTGCACCGAAATTCTCCAAGCTGATCGTTCCCTTCCTGCCGAACACCACCCCGCGCTGGCCTGAGACCGTCGCCTGTGTTCGTCAGATCCTCGAGGCCTATGCCAAGGATGCCAAGAAATACGAGCGTCTTGGCGAGTGGGCCGAGCGTATCGGTTGGGAGAAATTCTTCGAGAAAACCGGAATCCCCTTCACCGAGAAATCCATCGACGACTATCGTCTGGCGTACGATACCTGGAGGACCACCACCCAGTTCAAATACACCAGTCATACTGCCGCCTACACCAAGTAATTTTTGCCAATCATTGACCGGCCCTGATACTTTCAGGGCCGATCATTTATGTGTTTGAAACACAAGGAGCGCATTATGGCACTGAGCGTAGAAGAATTGAAAGCAGCCATCATCGAAAAGGCTAAAAAGGCACCTAAGCCACAGTTGTACATCAAAGATTTTTATGCGTGCGATCCGGATACAAAGCCGCGTGAAATCAAGAAAGTTGCCAATGCATTGGTCACCGAGGGCGAGCTTATGTTCTGGTCTTCCGGTTCTACCACCATGTATGCACGTCCTGATCGCATTCAGAACGAGGAAAAATAATCTCGATTTTTTTCCCTTAACTGTGCGGTACAAGCAGAGGTTCCAATTGGGCCTCTGCTTTTTTTTTTTGCGGGGAGCCTATGAAGATCTTTGTCGAGCAGACCGAATCAACCAATCTGATTGCCAGGGAAAAAGGGCAAGCGGGCGCGCCGGATGGCACGGTCGTCTGGACGGAGAGCCAGCATTCGGGACGGGGACAGTATGGCCGAGTCTTTGCCTCACCCAAGGGCGGCCTCTATTTCAGCCTGATTCTTCGGCCCCAGTTCGATGCACAGCATGTCCCCCTGATCACCCTGGTCACCGGACTTGCCTGCAGGGATGTCCTCCATGCAACCTACACGGTCGATCTCAAGATTAAATGGCCCAATGATCTCTATCTCAACGGGAAAAAGGTGGGCGGCATTCTCTGCGAGAACTCCTTTGATACGGGCAGCCAACCGCCATGGCCGATGGTGATCGTCGGGGTGGGCATCAATGTCAACAGCCGGCTTGCCGACTTTCCAGCCGAACTGCATCCCATCCTTACCACCCTCCAGGAAGAAACCGGTCAAAGCGTCGAGCTTGAATCCCTGCTCGACCGTTTACGGATAAAAATTTGTGCGTTGGTCGACACCTTGCCGGACAATCGGGAATCTCTTCTCGACCGTTGGCAAAACTATGATTACCTATTGCACAGGCCGGTCAAATACCTCAACGGAGAGCAGGTAATCCTGGGCACAGGCTGTGGTATTGCCGCCGATGGCCGCTATACCCTTCGTGATGCGAGCGGCCTGACACATACCATTATCGGCGGCCAACTGCGTCCGGCAGAGTGAGGTGATCCTTCCGGGTGAACCGCAGCCTGTTCGCCTTGCAAAGAACAAGGAGGAGTCATGCAACCCGATCAGTTCCTCGCCTTTGTCGTCTCGGAAGATGCGTCGCACAACATCCGCCGCAGGATAGAAGTGAAAAGCATAGCGGCTCTCCCGCCCGGTGATGTGGTGGTCAAGGTCGCCTACTCCTCGCTCAACTATAAGGATGCCCTTTCAGCAAACGGCAACCGGGGGGTGACGAAACAGTACCCGCATACCCCGGGGATAGATGCCGCAGGTGTTGTGGTTCACTCCTCGGTGGAACAGTGGCGTGAGGGAGAGGCGGTCATCTGCACCGGCTACGATCTGGGCATGAATACCGATGGTGGTTTTGGCCAATATATTCGTGTGCCGGCGGGGTGGCTTGTGCACAAACCCGTCAACCTCTCATTGCTTGAGGCCATGCAGCTCGGTACGGCAGGCTTTACCGCCGCTTTGTGCACCCTGGGGTTGGAGGCAAACGGCGTCACCCCGCAAAAAGGTCCTATCCTCGTCACCGGTGCGACCGGGGGGGTGGCGACCATTGCCATCATGATCCTGACAAAACTCGGCTATGAGGTGGCAGCGGTTTCAGGAAAAAAGGAAGCCGGCGTCTTTCTCAGGGATCTCGGCGTCGCGGAGGTCATTGATCGGAAAACCTTTCTCGCCGATGGTGATCGTACCCTGCTCCCCGGAAAATGGGCTGGCGTTGTCGACACTGCCGGCGGCACGGTGCTGGCGACCGCCATCAAGGGAACCGGCTTTGACGGTGTGGTCACCAGCTGCGGCAATGCCGCCTCCGGTGATCTCCCGCTCAACGTCTACCCGTTCATTCTTCGTGGGGTCCATCTGTTGGGCATCTATTCGGCAAACTGCCCGATGGAGAAACGGTTGCGGGTCTGGGAGAAGCTCAGTGCCGAATGGAAACTTGATCGTCTGGAGCAACTGTGCCGTGTCGTCACGTTACATGATCTGGACGAGGAAATTACCCAAATGCTGGCCAGCAAAAGCAAAGGCCGCTGTGTTGTTCAATTAGGAGATTGATTGTGAGCAGTGTATTAGCCAAGGAAGTGTTAACCATTGAAGCTGAGGGCATACTGGCCGTTCGGGATAACCTTGGGCCTGAATTTGAGCGTGCCGTCGACCTGATCATGTCCTGTCCGAGCCGTTTGGTGGTCACGGGTATCGGTAAATCAGGCCTCGTGGGGCAAAAAATTTCAGCGACCCTCAATTCAACCGGGACACCTTCCCTCTTCCTCCACCCCGTGGAGGCGATGCATGGGGATCTGGGCATGGTCGCTGTAACCGATGTGGTGCTCGCCATCTCCTATTCCGGCGAGACCTCTGAGCTGAACAGGCTGCTTTCCTCGATCAAGGAGCGCTCCATTCCGATCATTGCCATCTGTGGTCGCAGCGATTCCACCCTGGCCAATCACGCGCAGGTCACCCTGAACGTGGCCATTCCCCGTGAGGCCTGCCCATTGGGGCTCGCACCGACGACTTCGACCACCGCGACCCTGGCCATGGGTGACGCGCTGGCGGTGGCCCTGCTCAATCGCAAACATTTCAAAGCCGAAGATTTTCGCCGCAATCATCCGGGGGGCAGTCTGGGGGCGCGGCTGAAGGTGGCTGTCCGGGAGGTCATGCTCACCGGCGACAACGTACCGCGGGTATCGGATCAGGCCAACATGGCCGAGGCGATCGCCGAACTCAATGAGAAAAGTCTGGGGGCGGTCTTTGTCACTGACGAGCAATGTATCCTCCGGGGGATCGTCACTGACGGTGATGTACGGAGAATGCTGTCCGCCGGGAAGAACTATGTGGACACCCCGCTTACCGAGGCGATGACGAAAAGCCCCCTGGCGATCTCCAGTGATCTGATGGCGGCAGATGCCTTAAGCATCATGCAGCAGCACGAGATCACGGTCCTGGCGGTGATCAGTGAGCAGGGAGGGCTTCTGGGAATATTGCACCTGCACGACCTGCTGGGCAAGGGCGAATTCCGATTTCTGATTTAAGTGCAGAGGCACGCCAACAGGTGGTGGTCGTTACTCCTTGGGGACCGACCACCGACCGGTTGCCGGATCATAGAGGTAGGCCAATTCCAGCTTGGACGAGGATCCCTGGCTTCGCTCCACGCAGGTCAGGGTAAAGAGGCTTTTTGCCCCCACCTTCTTGGTGAAGACGGCCTTGGGCTGCATCAGGGTTGAGCCGCGAAAGGTTGGATAGTTGTTGCGGAAGATGGTTTCGAAGTTTTCTTCCAACCAGTGAATCCGTTCATCCTGGCTCAGAATTTCCTGATGGTCCGCTATTTTTGCCCCCACCTTCTGGCTGATAGTTTTTACTGAGGGGTCGCCCGCAAATTTGCTGTTCTGGATAAAGCGCTGAATCTTTCGGCTCTGGGCAATGACCCCAGCGCTATCCCCATTCCCTTCCGCGACCAATACATTGTCCTGCATCCGGGCGATCTGCACCATGAGCAGGGTCCGGGAAATCTTATCCACCGAGTCCTCGACAAGGCTATCGGTGCTGTCCGGTTCATTTTTCAAGAGCTGCAAGGCGTTGTCGTATTCGATGATCGCCTCATCCCAGTTTTTCCCTTCGTAGGCCTCACGAGCCTTGGAAAGCATGAGATAGAGTCGGGCATTGACCAGAAGCCTGTGGAGGTCGCTGCGTTCTTTCTCGGTGACAACCGTGGGATTGGCATCGATGGTCGACTGGGCCTGTTCCAGAAAGCGAATGGTTTCCTCCCATTGGGCCTGGGTGAAGGCCTTTTTGGATTGATCCAGGTCATGGCGGAAGGTGGCGGCCGTCAAACGATGGGTTATCTCGCTGATCGTGCCGAGCGACTGGATGTTGGAGGAAAGGGACAGCGCCTTGCGATAGGCTTCAGCCGCCTGTTCCCAGTTCTTGTTCTGTTCAGCCCGTTCGGCGATGGAAAGGGTCTGCTGCAATTCCAGGGATTGAATGATCTCCTTGATCGGTTCGTACTGTTTTGTCAGATTGTGATCCTGGGCGAATTGGAGCGCCTGGCGATAGAGGGGCAAGGCCTCGGAAATTTTTTCCTGTTTGGCCAGAGCTTGCCCCTGCTCGGTCAGGACGTTGAGTTCTCTGTGGGCTGCAGCCCTATCCGCAGGCATGTATTCCCCCTCAAAGAGAATCCGGCCCTTGAGGCCCTCCTGCAACTCAGGAGAGGAGAGCAGGCTCTGAATCCCCTGCTCATAGGCGCTTTTGCGAAAGCGGAGAATGGTGAGGTTGGAAAGCGACTGATTGGCTGATTCAAGGGCATCCTGGGCCGCATCGAACTGTTTCTTATCCAGCAGCAGTTGCCCCTTGAGCAGGTTGGCCTGAGATTGGCTCAGGGTGTTCTGGTCCTTGAAATAGAGGGATATGGTGCCGACACAGAGCCCGAGAAAAAGCATGGCAAAGAGAATCGGTTTCAGCGGTATGCCGCCGCCCAATTTGACACTGGATTTCCCCTTTTTCCGGGGCTTGTCCAG
Coding sequences within it:
- a CDS encoding KpsF/GutQ family sugar-phosphate isomerase, coding for MSSVLAKEVLTIEAEGILAVRDNLGPEFERAVDLIMSCPSRLVVTGIGKSGLVGQKISATLNSTGTPSLFLHPVEAMHGDLGMVAVTDVVLAISYSGETSELNRLLSSIKERSIPIIAICGRSDSTLANHAQVTLNVAIPREACPLGLAPTTSTTATLAMGDALAVALLNRKHFKAEDFRRNHPGGSLGARLKVAVREVMLTGDNVPRVSDQANMAEAIAELNEKSLGAVFVTDEQCILRGIVTDGDVRRMLSAGKNYVDTPLTEAMTKSPLAISSDLMAADALSIMQQHEITVLAVISEQGGLLGILHLHDLLGKGEFRFLI
- the dsrB gene encoding dissimilatory-type sulfite reductase subunit beta is translated as MGYDPKNPMEGRITDLGPRYYGDFLPPVIKENKGTWLYHEILEPGVLVHVAESGAKVFTVRCGSARLITVNRVRMYCDIADKCCDGYLRFTTRNNVEFMVDSEEKLAALKAELAIHKAELPIGGTGACVTNIVHTQGWVHCHTPATDASGPVKAVMDDLFEYFGSMTLPAQVRIALACCLNMCGAVHASDIAILGIHRKPPMIDNDRISGVCEIPLAISACPLGAVKPTKATNSAGEEVKSVKVQAERCMFCGNCYTMCPAMPLADPEGDGIAILVGGKVSNRKSAPKFSKLIVPFLPNTTPRWPETVACVRQILEAYAKDAKKYERLGEWAERIGWEKFFEKTGIPFTEKSIDDYRLAYDTWRTTTQFKYTSHTAAYTK
- a CDS encoding YhdH/YhfP family quinone oxidoreductase yields the protein MQPDQFLAFVVSEDASHNIRRRIEVKSIAALPPGDVVVKVAYSSLNYKDALSANGNRGVTKQYPHTPGIDAAGVVVHSSVEQWREGEAVICTGYDLGMNTDGGFGQYIRVPAGWLVHKPVNLSLLEAMQLGTAGFTAALCTLGLEANGVTPQKGPILVTGATGGVATIAIMILTKLGYEVAAVSGKKEAGVFLRDLGVAEVIDRKTFLADGDRTLLPGKWAGVVDTAGGTVLATAIKGTGFDGVVTSCGNAASGDLPLNVYPFILRGVHLLGIYSANCPMEKRLRVWEKLSAEWKLDRLEQLCRVVTLHDLDEEITQMLASKSKGRCVVQLGD
- a CDS encoding biotin--[acetyl-CoA-carboxylase] ligase — its product is MKIFVEQTESTNLIAREKGQAGAPDGTVVWTESQHSGRGQYGRVFASPKGGLYFSLILRPQFDAQHVPLITLVTGLACRDVLHATYTVDLKIKWPNDLYLNGKKVGGILCENSFDTGSQPPWPMVIVGVGINVNSRLADFPAELHPILTTLQEETGQSVELESLLDRLRIKICALVDTLPDNRESLLDRWQNYDYLLHRPVKYLNGEQVILGTGCGIAADGRYTLRDASGLTHTIIGGQLRPAE
- a CDS encoding dissimilatory sulfite reductase D family protein; protein product: MALSVEELKAAIIEKAKKAPKPQLYIKDFYACDPDTKPREIKKVANALVTEGELMFWSSGSTTMYARPDRIQNEEK